Genomic DNA from Methanobacteriaceae archaeon:
CCAAATAGCATTCCGACAAACACCTGAAGGAAATGTTTTGGATGAAAAGCACTTCTTAAAAGCATAAATTCAATTAAAACCAAAAAGCATTGAAATAAAGTATTACAAATTCCAATGTCAATACCAGTTATAAGACTTATCGCATAAGGTACACTAACAACAGGTGTTGAACCTAAATTAGATTTAATTGAAAAAGCTATACCAATGTTCATAATAAATAGTCCAACTACATATTTAATTATTAGTTTGTATTCAATTTCATTTTGGTTAAAAAAATTCATTATAATACTATATGTACTACCAAATATTTAAAAACAATGAAAATTAAAAATTTAATTAGCTTTCAATAAGCTATATAAAAATTATATTTTATGATGGAGGAAAACTTAATGAATGAAACTTTATTAATGCTTCCAGGTCCAACAACAGTACATCCTAGAGTGCTTGCTGCAATGTCTAAAGCTGTTGTTAACCATAGAGGAGCTAAATATGGAGAAATTTTAGCAGAAACCAACCAATTAATGGCCGATGTTTTCCAAACCTCTAATGATGCTTACTTATTAACAGGATCTGGAACTGCAGCTATGGAAGCAGGTATTAGTAATACCGTTGCTCCTGGAGAAAAAATGCTCAACGTCGTGGGTGGAAAGTTCGGTGAACGTTTCATGAAAATCGCAAATACTCATGGAATTGATACCCAAGAATTAGCAGTAGAATGGGGTACCGCTGTAACTCCTGAAGCAATCAAAGAAGCTTTAGAAGCAGATGAAGATATTAAAGCAGTATCTGTTATCCACAACGAAACTTCTACTGGAGTAGCTGCACCTATTGAGGAAATTGGTAAAGTAATGAAAAATTACGATGCATTATACATCGTAGATACCGTATCTTCCCTTGGAGGAGACTACGTAGATGTTGAAAAATTCGGAATTGATGTTTGTGTGACCGGTTCCCAAAAATGTATCGCTGCACCACCTGGAATGGCAGCTATTACATTAAGTGATGACGCATGGGCAGCTGCAGACAAAATCGACTCCCCTACATTCTATTTAGATATGAAAGCTGCAAGAAAAAGTGGTGACAAAGTACCACCACAAACTCCGTACACTCCTGCAGTATCATTAACTTATGCTATGAATGAAGCTTTAAACATGATTAAAGAAGAAGGACTCAAAGAAAGAGTTGCACGTCACCACAAAGCTGCTGAAGCTAGTGTAGCAGCTGTTAAAGCATTAGGTTTAGAATTATTCGCTGATGAAGCTGTTTCATCTGCAACCGTAACCGCAGTAAAAATGCCTGAAGGAATTACTGATGATCAATTCAGAGGAACTACCCGTGACAAATATGGTGTAGAATTAGCTGGTGGACAAGACCACTTAAAAGGAAACATCTTCAGAATTGGACACATGGGAAACATTTCCTACAAAGAATTAACCCAAGCATTTGCTGCTATTGGTATGACCTTAAAAGGTTTAGGTGTAATTGAAGATGCTGGTGCTGGTGTAGCATCCATCGCAGAATCATACTTATGATTCTGTTTTCCTATTTTTTTTTGAACTTAAATCATAGTAAAATATTTTTTACATTAACTTTACACTTGAAATACACCTCTTGGAGAATAAGTTATAAGTGAAAAGTTACACTTGAAACACATGTCTTGAAATTAGTAAAAATATTTTAAATAAAAACAACAAATGAAACTATAATAAAGGATGTGAAAAATATGTCTGAAAATATCAAAGTAACTGTCGAAGAATTACGTAAACTTATCAGTGTAGACAACGTTATTGGAAAAGCTATCGAAACCGAAGACAAACTCTTAATTCCTGTAATGAGAATGGGTGTTGGATTTGGTGTTGGAGAAAACATCTTAGGAGAAGACAAAGGCGGCGCAGCAGGTGCTGGTGCTGGAGTAGAACCTATTTCCATGGTAGTAGTTCCTAAAAAAGGAAGCGACTCCGAAGGTGTTCGTGTACTTAACTTAAGCAAAGGAAATCAAACCAACAAAGCAATTTCCGATTTAAGTTTATTAATCAGCGACTTAGTCAAAAATCACATAAAAAAAGATGACGACGAAATTGACGAATCAGAATACATTGAACCTGAATTTGAAACCACTGAAGTCAAAGTAGAATAGGAATAGAACATGTTAAACATCCTCCTGATGATTATCTCAATAATCATCCTTTTTATTATTATTTTACTTTATTTTGGTGTTAAAATATCACTTATTTATGATAAAAAAGGCCCTGAGCTTGAAGGATGTTTACAAATATCTATTTTAAGAAAAATCAAAGTCTTCTCAAAAGATTTCCTATCCTCACAACCTGCTAAAAAAGAAGATAAAAAAGACGAAGAAGAACCAAAAGAAGAGGAAGAATCCGGAGAAGATAAAAAAGATGATAAAAAAGAGCTATTTAAATTAGCTAAACCTTGTTTTGGTCATTTTAAGACATTTTTAATATCAGCTATGAAATGTATCAGAGTCGAGAAACTTGAAAACCATCTAATTTTTGGTATGTACTCCTACGTAGATACTGCAAAATATATTGGATACATTTGGTCATTAATGATTATTGTAAATTCATCACATAAAAATGCAAAATTAAGTGCACAACCATCATTTAATGGAAGCATTCTTGATGGAAATGGGGACAATGAACTTGAGATAAATATCCTAAAATTAATTCCCCCAGTCATAAGACTAGTCCTTAAAAAAGAAGTAAGAACATTGATTAAGGGTGCGATAAAATGAAAAAATTAATTTCAGAGTTTAAAATAAACGAAATTAACGAATATGAATTTCGTGAAGTTTGCGGATTTACATTCGTATTTAAAACAGAAATTCTTGAAATTAACGATCAGATAGGTTCTGCATCAATTACACCAAAAGGAATTATCTACACTGAAAATGACGAATACTATTTCGCACCATTAGACGACGATGTAAATGTTGAAGGCATTGTAAAAAGTTATGTTGAGCTTTAAAAATTGAATTAAAAACCATCTAAACTTTTAAATATTATAAAACACTACTTTTTCTTGATATTACCAAATTAAACTTCGATATCGATAGAATAATTTTGTAATATATTTTTAACTAATAAAAATAAATTTACTAGTCTTTATAAATAACTATTAAAACTATATTTACTAGTCTTTATAAATAACTAATAAACATAAATTTACTAGTCTTTATAAATAACTAATAAACATAAATTTACTAGTCTTTATAAATAACTAATAAAAATAAATTTACTATTCCTTATATATGAATAAATAACAGGTGAAAAAAATGAACTCCCCTTTAGAAACACACATACAAAACCAAGTTCTAATAAGACCCACCAAATTCAGTGATGATTTAAAACACAACAACAAAACATTCCAGCACAGAGCAGACTATTATGAAATGATTAAATACATAAACACCTTTCTAGATGAGGACACCAACAACAGATATTTTCTCCTGCCGGGAATAAGAGGGGTTGGAAAAACCACAATCCTAATTCAACTTTATGAATATTTAACAAAAGAAAAACAGGTTAGTCCAACTGATATTTTATACATAACCGGAGATAATCTAAAAAGAATGTCCAATAGCTCAATCATGGATGGAATAAATAGCTATCTGGACATTTTCCATAATGCTACAGTAGAAAGCATAGATAAAAAAATATTTCTTCTAATTGATGAAGCACAACATGACAAGGACTGGTCAATTGTTGGTAAAATCCTTTATGACACATCAAAAAACATATTTATGATTTTTAGTGGTTCATCAGCACTGGAATTAGAATACAATGCAGATTCAGCAAGAAGAATGTTAAAAATGCCTGTTTGTCCATTGACTTACTCACAACACCTTAAATTAAAATATGATTACTTTAAAAATACTATTTCAAAAGAAATTATTGATTTGATTTTTACAGGTAAACTTCCTGAAAGAAATTTGGATATTGAAATTCTAAACATTTATTCTTCTTTTAAAAATTACAATCCAAAAGAATTGGAATGTTTTATGCAATATGGAGGATTTCCATCATCCTTTAATCAAAATACAAATGAAACAATAAAAACAGTCATTGATATGATAAATAAGGTAATAACAACAGATATTGACAATCTTAAAGGGATAAACGGACAAACCACATATCTTGCATCCCAGTTATTATACTTCTTTGCTCTTCAAAACCCTGGAGAAATCTCAAAAGGATCAATGGCAAATCATCTTGACTCAAATAAAATGACAATAAACAAAATTTTGGAACTGCTTGAAAAAACACAGCTAATTTTCCATATTGAACCGTTTACATCCTCTGCTAAAAGAACAACAAAACCATTTAAATATTATTTTGCAACATCAAGTCTAAAACATATCCTGTCAACAAACCTTGGTAATGCAAATCTTGAAGCAAAAGAAGCATATATGGGAAAATTATTTGAAAATTACGTTGCATCAAGCTTTTTTAATCTTAAAAACAGAAGCGAGACAATGTATAATACTTATTATGATGCAAATAAAAAGAATGTTGATTTTTTAGTTCAGAAAGGATTAGAAACTCCAGTTCCAATTGAAGTTAGCTGGGGAAAAAAGAATAAAAGTCAGGTAAAAACTACAATGAAAAAATACAAAGCTCCTTATGGTGTAATTATCTCAAATACTACAAGAAAAATAGTAAAGGAAGATAATGTCATTTATCTACCTATAGAAATATTTTCATTTATGTAACTATTTTGGAAGTGGAATATCTTCACTTTCAACTACAACTTCAACTACAAGAGGTCCTTTTAATTCTTTTTCTAAGACAAATTCCAAGTCTTTTAAGTTATCTACTCTTATAGAATCAATATTATAACTTGAAGCTAGTTTTGTAAAGTCAGGATTTTGCAATTTGACCTGATAAGCATCCATATCATACATTGATTCTTCCCATTGTCTTATAATTCCATATTCTGAGTTATTTAGTATGAAAATGATAATATCCAAGTTGTTTTGACGAATAGTTGCCAATTCCTGGAGATTCATCTGGAAATCCCCATCTCCATTTATAACAATGACTTTTTCATCTGTTGCAATGCTTGCTCCAATAGCTGCAGGAATACCATATCCCATTGGTGCCATTGCTCCTGAAAACAATAGCTGAGAAGGTTTTAGGGATTTTTTAAGAAGAGTTGTCCATGTAGTATGTGAACCTGCATCAGAAGCAATAATATTGTTTTCAAATTTATCCAAAATTCTTTTAATAGCTGCCTGAGGTTTTAAATCTTTGTTTAACCCTTCAATTTCAATTTTATTGTTAATTTCTAAAATTTCATCTAACCAGTCCGCTTGTTTAAAGTTTATTTCACCTAAGAAATCTTCAACTTTACCATGAATTGGATAATCACCAATTAAAACATCTTTATTTATGTTTACATGGATTAAATTATCACAAACTTGAGGTAATGTTCTTTCTGATGCTTTTATTCCAAGTGCAATTACACAGTCTGCATTTTCATATGCGTATTTTGCACGAGGTGTTGAGCGAATTCCCACAAGCCCCAGATTAATATCATCAGCCTCTGAAATAATTCCTTTTGCATGATATGTGGTTGTAACAGGGATTTTGTATGTTTTAGCTATTTTTTCAAGGTTTTCCTTTTGAGAAATTGCACCTGCACCTACGATAAATAATGGTTTTTGTGCCTTGTTAATTAATTCCTGAGCCTTTGAGATGTTTGATAAGTCATCTTCACATAAATAGCAAAGCTCAAAGTCATCGAAATCCTCCTGCATGAGAACATCTTTTGATAAGTTAATGTGAATTGGTCCTTTAGGCATTGTTTTAAGCTCATAAATAGCTGCTCTTAAAACATACATTGCTTCTGTTCCATTTAGCGGATTGTATGATGCTCTTGTGATATTTTTAAATATTTCAACCTGCGGAGTTGATTGAAAATGGTCAGATCCACGATATTTTAAATCATTATCTCCTGTTAAAACAAGTATTGGAACATTATCTTTAAATGCGGTAGCTAGTGCCATTGTAAAGTTTAAGGCTCCGGGAGAAGCTGTTGCAATACAAACACCAATTTTACCACTTGATCTGCAATATCCGTCTGCTGCGTGTGCTGCTGACTGTTCATGTCTTGTTAGGATATGTTCAATATTTGAAGTGGAAAGTGATTTGTATAAAGGCATTATCTGTTCGCCAGGAATTCCAAAAACATGATTAATTCCCTCACTTTCAAGAATTTCAACGATTTTATCAGCTACATTCACTCTTCCAGCTCCTGATATGAACCATTATACTCTCCTGAGCCTTCAACCGGAAATACAACTGCCTGAGCTATTCTGTCTCCAGATTTTATTTTGTATTCAAAATCCCCATGGTTATAAATCATAAACATAAGTGTTCCGTAAAATCCAGGGTCCCCCACAGCAGTTTGAACTGAAACAAAAGACCTTAAAAGTGTTGATCTTGGAAGATAAAGCATTGTGTATCCTTTTGGAATTTTGATTTTCCTTTTAATACTTGCAAGATATGCAGTATGTGGTTTTAGGGTGTAAACATCACCTTCCATCGGCTTAATTTCAGGCAGATTTTTTTCATTATCAATTAAAGAGCCTTCACTTTCCTGAGTATAAATTTTATCGAGTTCCAAATCAATTCCAGATGGCTGTACCAAGTCAGCAAAGTCCGGAAACAGTTTTACAAGTTCTTTTTCACCAAGCATCATATCAAATCCATTTAATAATTTATTTATATTCGATACTTAATATAGTTTAAACAGGTGATAAAATGCCAGTAATTAATATTGCAGGAAATAATTCAATTAGTACTGAAAAGAAAAGAGAAATGGTTAAAAAAGTATCTGAAGTTGTAGCTGAAGCATATGACTTACCAATTGATGCAATAACTGTTTTGGTTCAAGGTTTTGAATTTGAAGACATTGGTGTTGCAGGAGAATTGTTAAGCGATAAAAAATAAGAATCATAAAAAAAGGGGAGAATGAACAAAACTCCCCTTTTATAGTTCAAACCAAAAAAGAACTACGTATTTAATTTCTTAAATACAATTTAATATTAATTTTGTATCATATTTATAAATTTGTTTTTGAATAAGTGTCGTCTGTTTTTTTAATAAGATCAAGGTTTATTAGCTCTTCAATGTTTTTTGAAATCTTTTTATCGAAGTTTTTGGAGTTGTATCTTATTAATGACTTTTTAATCTCTTCATATGAAGTATTTTCGCCAATTGCATCAAATACTGCCTGCTGGAACGGTGTTAGATTAAAAATTATTTGATTTAAGACATTTTCATTTTCACGTACGTTATCAAAACTCCAGTTTTCATCTTTTGTTTTAACCTGGAATTTTTCTTCCAAATCAGGAATTTTGTCTTTAAGCTCCTCAAGATAGTCATGAGATGCAAGACCATATTTGTGCTTGGATATTTTAGCCAAGAATTCTTCATAGACATTTTCAAGATTTATTTCACTTTTGTTGTTGAAATTATCTAAAACATAAACTCTGTCATCAATTACACTAATAACTCTGTAGGTGTTCATTTCATCGTCAAATTCAATTTCTTCAAATGAATTAACATTCCAGTCATTATCTAAAAGGAAGTTTCGAACAAACTGAGCATCCTCAAGATTATCATAGTATCCGAAGATATATTCATCTCCAAAAATCTGTTTTTTGATTATAAATGTGTCAAAAACTCTTGTAATGTTAAGACCATACTTTGAATTGTTTGGATTTCTCCTAAACTGTTTGATTAAGTTATCAATTGTTGAATCATCAGGTTTTGTATCAAATTTCTCAAGAAGATGGAGTTTTTCATCAATTACAGCTAAAACCAAGTAATCTTCATCTTTTATAACAACAGAAGGTATTTTATCTAAATCCCAATCATTATCAACAAGCAAATCACGAATAAAAGTAGCATCCTCAAAAGCAGTTATTTTAGCATAAATCTTGGAACTTTTGACAATGTTAAAAGAATTTTTGTTTTCCCTTAGATACTTTCGACTCATAAAAAGAGTTTGTTTTGAAAACTAATAAATGCTTTGTAAGAATAAAAATTTAGGCATACATAAACTTTATATGTATGAAAAACATAATTAATAAATAGATTTAATTTAGGTATAACTAAATTTTAAAAAAATAATGGGTAGCATATGAAGAAAATAATTTTTATAGGACTAATTCTATTTTTATTATATCATTATCTGCAGTATCTCCAGCAGACAATACTACAATAAAGACAAACGACCACACAGACAATATAAAAACTGATGACATCACCATAAATCTTGAAAAAACAAGTCAAAGTGAAAATAACGATGGCTACAAAACATACGAAGAGTTTAAAAAAGCAATAGAGACAAGTAAAGAAGGAGACACAATCAAACTTGGATCTAATATTAAACTCAAAGACACACTAAATATCAAAACCAACAAAATTACCATCGACGGACAGGGACACACAATTGACTGGGACGAAGACTATAGAATATTTTACATACCTGCAAATTATGTTACTATCCAAAATTTAAAACTAATAAATGGGGACTGTGACGAAGGAGCAGCAATCTACGCTGATAAATATTTAACCGTCAAAAAATGTGAGTTCACCAACAATAAAGCATCTGATAGAGGAGGAGCAATATTTAATTATAATGGTAACCTCGACATATCTGACTCAATGTTTAAAAACAATCGTGCATCAGGAACATGGGGAAGAGACCAATATGGTGGTGCAATATACTGTACTAACTTAAAATGTAACAACTGTACTTTTGAAGACAACTATTCAAATGACGACGCAGGAGCAATCTACATCCACGACGGAGACAAAACAGAAATCAGAAATTCAAAATTCATAAGAAACAATGCAGAACTAAGTGGAGGAGCAATATCATGTGTAGACGTATATTGTAATAATTGTACATTTGAAAACAACTATGCTTCAAACCTAGGAGGAGCAATTAATGGAGGATATGGAGCACATGTCCAAAACTCAAGATTCAAAAACAACAAAGCAGGAGATGATGGAGGAGCAGTCTACATTGACGGAGGACAAGGCGAAATCTCAGATTCACACTTCACAAATAACCAAGCAAAAAATGGTGGAGCAATTTACAGCCCAATATAGATTGTTTAAGATGTTATTTTGAAAACAACCATGCAAATGACAATGGAGGAGCACTCTACCAGAAAGTTGATGGAGACTTATATGTAATCCACGCTAGCCATTGTAAATTTATTAAAAATACAGCAGAAATTGATGGAGGAGCAGCATATTGGGGAAAAATCATCGCAGATTCAGATTTATTCCTTAACAATGGTGCAACAGGAGCAAAGATTAACTCATGCTGGGGAGGAGCAGTCTTCTGTTTAACTATGGAAGGTAACAAATGTATTTTTGAAAATAACTATGCTGATGATTACGGAGGAGCAATCTACATCAAAACTAAATCAGAATCCACAATCAAAAACACACAGTTTACAAATAACCAGGCAAAAGACAACAATGGTGGTGCAATCTACTCAAATGGAGACTTAAGAGTAAGTAACTGTAACTTCACAAAAAACAAAGCAAAAACTGATGGAGGAGCAATATATGCTGATGCAAAAGTCACAGCAACCTCATCCATATTCATAATTAATGAAGCTGCAGGCGCTATTAGCCAATGTTACGCAGGAGCAATCTACTGTACAAACATAGACTGTGACAAATGTATTTTTGATAACAACCATGCTTATGACTATGGAGGAGCAATCTACATCAATAACAAAGGAAAATCCACCATCAAAAACTCAAAATTCACAAACAACAAAGCAGATGACTACAACGGAGGAGCAATATATAGTAAAAAGAACATTGAAGTATACAACTCCCTATTTAAAAACAATCAAGCAAATAACTCATGGTCCCCATCTACTTCACAAGGAGGAGCAATATACTGTGGAACAATAACCTGCAATAACTGCACATTTGAAAACAACAAAGCAAAAAAAGTACGCAGAAGCAATCTATATCAACGACAAAGAAGTATCCACCATCAAAAACTCAAAATTCATAAACAACACATCCCCATTTAATGGAGGAGCAATCAATGCAAACGGAAAACTAATTGTTGAATCTTCAATATTTAAAAATAACAAAGCAGATCATTTTGGAGGAGCATTAGAACCATATGAGAATGGAGGAGCAATATTTTGTTTGAACATTGATTGTAACAATAGTACATTTGAAAACAATTATGCAGAAAGCTACGGAGGAGCAATATTCATCAAAAACGAAGGAAAATCCACCATCAAAAACTCAAAATTCATAAACAACACTGCAAAATTAAATGGAGGAGCAATTTACTTAGATAATACCAATTCACATGTTGATTTAATCCACAATATCTTCGAGAAAAATACTGCAGAAAGAGGAAATGAAGGATTAATCGTCTACACATACGGTGAATTCGACAAAATAAGTCAAAACTACTACGGAACTGAAAACCCAAACTGGTCCAGTCACTTATTATACGAACACCATTATTTCAAATTCAATGAAGATCACAAAGACACAAACTATGCAAAAACAATAGATGAATACAACAACATGACAGTTTCATCACCAAACGCATCATCACCAATAATTAACAAATAAAGATATTTCATCTTTATTTTTTTCTTCTTTTTTTATTATTTAGGAATACCTAAACTTTATATGCTGGTTTATATAAATATACTAATAGAATTACATAATGATGTGACATTAAAAAACGGCCTTCAGATAGATAAAGCAGAATACATTGACATGGCCATAAGAACTGAAGCCTACATTACCGCCAACAAAAGACTTCCAGCTATTGTATATAGGATGTCAAAGCTTCCTGACTATAACGATACCACAATGAAGTTCTTTATCAAAACCTTCAACTATAAAGGCAATACCATAGATGAGGCCTTAGCTATTATAGCAAAGAAGAAACTATATAGCAAATACTTCGATTCACAGAAAACAGATAAGCAAACCATCAATGACGCAAGTAAAGGTAAAGGTTCCAACTGTGTAGACTGGGGACAGGTATATTACCGTATCGCCAAATCATTGGGCTACGATATACAGTTCATCCACGTCAAGTGTCGTGTCAGCGGTACTGGCCATATCAGATTAAGGCTGAGACATAAGAAACATACTTCAGGAAACTGGATCAACCGTGACCCTGCAGCAGTAGCAGATTCAACTTCAGGTAATGTTAGATCCATCTGGTGTGAAGATGGATATGTTATAGCATACGATCCAAGTTGGATATTTACAGATTTATATTCCATTTAAGGTGATAACATGAATTGTGGCGAAGCAATTGAAGTTTTAAAAAAATTTCCAAAAGATAAACCATTAATGATAATGGGATGGTACAGCATTATAGAAACAGATGCTCCTGAAGAGATACATGAAATAGGATATCTCAAAGAAGTGGACTTTAACACATTGGAGGTTAAAGGTGATATAAAAGACTTTGTAGCTATTGTTAGCGATAAATATCATGAGATATCCAGTGAATTTCCATAATCACTTAACACCTCCCCATCACCAATTCAAAACTTAATTTCTGAAACCCTTGCATATATATCGAGGTCGCAAATCAAAATCTATTTTCCAAAACACGACCGTTAATGTTAAAGTCAATCAATTAAAACAAAAAGAAAAAGTAGCTATTGATTTAATCAACATTAACATTGATTATTTTATATGTATAGTAAAAATTAATTTAGTAGTAAAATAAAAATAAACAACATATATACAAATTATTATTTATACAAGGGATTGAGTTAAAATGGGTCTTAGAGACAGATTAAAAGAATCTGGTAGAAAAGCCAGAGAAAAAAATCTTCAAATACAAAAAGAAATGGAAGAGGAAAAAAACAATAAATATAATGTTGAATATGGTGTTAAATGTAAAGTCATTTTCCCCGAAACAGAATTAAAAATTAAAACACAAAGTCCTGCAATGAAAGGAATGGCAGCATGGAGTTGGGGTGTTGTAGGATTGGCAATGACTAGCGGAGTCAAAACAGAAGAAAAAAGAAAATCATTAAATACCATAATTCAAGTTGTAGAAAAAGGAGTAGTGCTTAAAAATGCACAAGCTGACGGAAAAGATTTAAGAATTCCATTTGATAACATTATTAGAGCAACAGACGATAAATATGTTAATGGAAAATTTTCTGAATATTTAAGACTAATTCTTTTAGAAAATCAGGTAATACAAATTAGTTTAATTACTCAAAACAAATTAAGATTAAGAAAAGAAGTGAAACAAGCTAATGAGGATTTCCTTAGATTAGTTAATGAAAGGGCAACAGGCAGCCAAAATGAAGAAACTGGTTGGGGCTTAGATTATGCAGAAAATGAAAACACTAATAATGCTTCTGAAGAAAACAATTCAACTACAAATGAATTAAAAGAAGTTATGGAAATGTATAAAGAAGGATTATTAACAGACGAAGAATTTGCAGCTATGAAAAAGAAAATAATTGAAAAATAATTGGTGGATAAAATGAAATTAGGTAAATTAGAAAAAGTTAAAGATTTGCGTTCTGTCTGGAAACATGAAGCGAATGATTTCACCAAATGGTTAGCTAAAGAAGAAAACCTAAATACATTAAGTGAAGAAATTGGTATTGATATTGAATTAGTTTCTACTGAAGCAAAAACCGGTTCATTCAGTACAGATATCCTAGCAGTTGAAGCCAATACTAATAATAAAATTATTATTGAAAACCAACTTGAAGCAACAAATCATGATCACTTAGGAAAGATTATCACCTATGCTTCAGGTCACGATGCAAAAACTATTATATGGATTGTTAAAGAAGCACGTGAAGAACACAGACAAGCTATTGACTGGTTAAATGAACATACAGACGAAGAGATTAATATCTTTTTATGTAGAATAGAATTATGGAAGATTGGGAACTCAGATATGGCTCCTAAATTCCAAATAGTCTCAAGCCCAAATAATTGGAGTAAAACAGTTAAAAGAAGTTTGGATAATGAGATGACTTCTACAAGTATGTTACAATATAATTACTGGACCAAAGTTAAAGATGAAATTGATAAAAATTATCCTGTATTTAATTCTAGAAAACCTAGAGGACAACATTGGTATGATTTAGCTATTGGTAAACCTTCAGGGCATATCTCACTTATTATGAATACACAAAAACCTGCAATAAAAGTCCAATTATATATTCCAGATAGTAAAGAATTATTTAATTATCTTTTTGAATCTAAAGATGAAATTGAATCAGAATTAGGATATGAAGTTGAGTGGATTAGTTCAGAAAATACAAAATCTTCAAATATATCAATACTTAAAAAAACAGACGTTAATAATGAATCTACATGGGAAAAAAATATCAAATGGCACCTTAGCAGAGCAGTTGAATTTTATAATGTATTTGCAGATAGAATTAAAAATTTCTAACAATAATTAACATTAACATCGGCCATTAGCTATTCAGAACTAACTTTCTGAAACCCGTTCATATATATCGCAGTCCACAATCAGATTTCAAATCCAAAACCATTGCCGTTAATGTTAATGTGCAGCTGTTAAAGTGAAAGTCAAAAATAGGTATTGTTTATTTTAACGGTAACATTGCAGATAATGCAAGTTGGTCAAGCTATTGAAAATAAGTTTTTATTACGATATTTTTTTATATTTTATTATCTTATTATTGTCATTTATTAACAATTTTTAAAATGAAGTATAGCGCTAGCTATCGAAAAAAAATTTTTGCTATTTATATTGAAGTTCATAATATATTAGCAATCCAAGACGAATTAGTTTATATAGCTTGCCGGTCTTTTCATTTTC
This window encodes:
- a CDS encoding alanine--glyoxylate aminotransferase family protein, whose translation is MNETLLMLPGPTTVHPRVLAAMSKAVVNHRGAKYGEILAETNQLMADVFQTSNDAYLLTGSGTAAMEAGISNTVAPGEKMLNVVGGKFGERFMKIANTHGIDTQELAVEWGTAVTPEAIKEALEADEDIKAVSVIHNETSTGVAAPIEEIGKVMKNYDALYIVDTVSSLGGDYVDVEKFGIDVCVTGSQKCIAAPPGMAAITLSDDAWAAADKIDSPTFYLDMKAARKSGDKVPPQTPYTPAVSLTYAMNEALNMIKEEGLKERVARHHKAAEASVAAVKALGLELFADEAVSSATVTAVKMPEGITDDQFRGTTRDKYGVELAGGQDHLKGNIFRIGHMGNISYKELTQAFAAIGMTLKGLGVIEDAGAGVASIAESYL
- a CDS encoding spore germination protein GerW family protein, translated to MSENIKVTVEELRKLISVDNVIGKAIETEDKLLIPVMRMGVGFGVGENILGEDKGGAAGAGAGVEPISMVVVPKKGSDSEGVRVLNLSKGNQTNKAISDLSLLISDLVKNHIKKDDDEIDESEYIEPEFETTEVKVE
- a CDS encoding DUF2953 domain-containing protein, whose amino-acid sequence is MIISIIILFIIILLYFGVKISLIYDKKGPELEGCLQISILRKIKVFSKDFLSSQPAKKEDKKDEEEPKEEEESGEDKKDDKKELFKLAKPCFGHFKTFLISAMKCIRVEKLENHLIFGMYSYVDTAKYIGYIWSLMIIVNSSHKNAKLSAQPSFNGSILDGNGDNELEINILKLIPPVIRLVLKKEVRTLIKGAIK
- a CDS encoding AAA family ATPase yields the protein MNSPLETHIQNQVLIRPTKFSDDLKHNNKTFQHRADYYEMIKYINTFLDEDTNNRYFLLPGIRGVGKTTILIQLYEYLTKEKQVSPTDILYITGDNLKRMSNSSIMDGINSYLDIFHNATVESIDKKIFLLIDEAQHDKDWSIVGKILYDTSKNIFMIFSGSSALELEYNADSARRMLKMPVCPLTYSQHLKLKYDYFKNTISKEIIDLIFTGKLPERNLDIEILNIYSSFKNYNPKELECFMQYGGFPSSFNQNTNETIKTVIDMINKVITTDIDNLKGINGQTTYLASQLLYFFALQNPGEISKGSMANHLDSNKMTINKILELLEKTQLIFHIEPFTSSAKRTTKPFKYYFATSSLKHILSTNLGNANLEAKEAYMGKLFENYVASSFFNLKNRSETMYNTYYDANKKNVDFLVQKGLETPVPIEVSWGKKNKSQVKTTMKKYKAPYGVIISNTTRKIVKEDNVIYLPIEIFSFM
- a CDS encoding thiamine pyrophosphate-binding protein, translated to MNVADKIVEILESEGINHVFGIPGEQIMPLYKSLSTSNIEHILTRHEQSAAHAADGYCRSSGKIGVCIATASPGALNFTMALATAFKDNVPILVLTGDNDLKYRGSDHFQSTPQVEIFKNITRASYNPLNGTEAMYVLRAAIYELKTMPKGPIHINLSKDVLMQEDFDDFELCYLCEDDLSNISKAQELINKAQKPLFIVGAGAISQKENLEKIAKTYKIPVTTTYHAKGIISEADDINLGLVGIRSTPRAKYAYENADCVIALGIKASERTLPQVCDNLIHVNINKDVLIGDYPIHGKVEDFLGEINFKQADWLDEILEINNKIEIEGLNKDLKPQAAIKRILDKFENNIIASDAGSHTTWTTLLKKSLKPSQLLFSGAMAPMGYGIPAAIGASIATDEKVIVINGDGDFQMNLQELATIRQNNLDIIIFILNNSEYGIIRQWEESMYDMDAYQVKLQNPDFTKLASSYNIDSIRVDNLKDLEFVLEKELKGPLVVEVVVESEDIPLPK
- a CDS encoding deoxyuridine 5'-triphosphate nucleotidohydrolase — protein: MLGEKELVKLFPDFADLVQPSGIDLELDKIYTQESEGSLIDNEKNLPEIKPMEGDVYTLKPHTAYLASIKRKIKIPKGYTMLYLPRSTLLRSFVSVQTAVGDPGFYGTLMFMIYNHGDFEYKIKSGDRIAQAVVFPVEGSGEYNGSYQELEE